A single region of the Kineosporia corallincola genome encodes:
- a CDS encoding arsenate reductase/protein-tyrosine-phosphatase family protein, whose protein sequence is MGPRVLLVCTANICRSPGAERLLAGRLGGAVDFFSRGTRAVPGAGICDFSSGWVRDHAGTPAAHESRPLDVADIRASTMILTATQSQRGRVIEMRPSAQVRTFTLLHAARTARWLAATGRIPPRGADLADRLLWLVEELDANRGSAPRGEIEDDDELPDPHRDGRHPEVFSRLQGAVDDLCAPLLFRGPALRRDRVRLRQKPSGVRR, encoded by the coding sequence ATGGGTCCGCGCGTGTTGCTGGTGTGCACGGCGAACATCTGCCGCTCGCCCGGGGCGGAGCGACTGCTGGCCGGACGGCTCGGCGGGGCGGTGGATTTCTTCAGCCGGGGCACCCGGGCCGTGCCCGGCGCCGGCATCTGCGACTTCTCCTCGGGCTGGGTGCGTGATCACGCCGGGACGCCGGCCGCGCACGAGTCCCGGCCGCTCGACGTGGCCGACATCCGCGCCTCGACGATGATTCTCACCGCCACCCAGTCGCAGCGCGGGCGGGTGATCGAGATGCGTCCCTCGGCCCAGGTGCGCACCTTCACTCTGCTGCACGCCGCGCGCACGGCCCGGTGGCTCGCGGCCACCGGGCGGATCCCGCCCCGCGGTGCCGACCTGGCCGATCGCCTGTTGTGGCTGGTCGAGGAACTCGACGCCAATCGCGGTTCGGCGCCCAGGGGCGAAATTGAGGACGACGACGAGCTGCCGGACCCGCACCGCGACGGCCGGCATCCGGAGGTGTTCTCCCGGCTCCAGGGGGCGGTCGACGATCTGTGTGCGCCGCTGCTGTTCCGTGGGCCGGCGCTGCGCCGGGACCGGGTGCGCCTGCGGCAGAAGCCTTCTGGGGTGCGGCGCTGA